The following DNA comes from Cryobacterium psychrophilum.
CAGGGATTCACGCTCTTCACGGTGTTGCGCAAAGACCCGCACAACCCCGACGACCTTGATGGTCGCGATGTTCCGCACGCCGTCAACGAGCTCGATGACATCGTTGCGCTCGTCGAAGCCGAGGGCGTCACCGTACGCGGCTTCTATGATGTGTCCGGTCTCAAGGCCGACGCCGACGTGATGATTTGGACGCACGCGCCGGAAGCGGAGACCCTGCAATGGGCGAACCGCGAGCTGCGTCGCAGTCGCCTGCTCAAGAGCCTGCTGCCCACGTGGAATGCCATGGGTGTGCATCGCGACGCCGAGTTCAACAAGAGCCACGTGCCCGCGTTCCTACGCGGAGTCGAGCCTCGTGCCTGGCTCACCGTCTATCCCTTCGTGCGTAGCTTCGAGTGGTACCTGCTCCCCGAGGCAGACCGCAGCCGCATGCTCGCCGACCACGGCCGCAAGGGTGCTTCCTACCGTGGCGCGCTCGCGAACACCGTGTCGGCGTTTGCGCTCGGCGACTACGAGTGGATCCTGCCGATCGAGAGCGACGAGCTCGTGGAGCTCGTGGACCTGATGCGCGGCCTGCGCGATACAGAGGCGCGCCGTCACGTGCGCGAGGAGATCCCGTTCTTCACCGGTCGTCGCGTCGGCACGGCCGAACTCGTTGAGGTGCTTCAGTAATGGGAACGTACGACGCCATCCTGCTCGCCGGCTTCGGCGGACCGGAGGGGCAGGACGACGTGATTCCGTTCCTGCGCAATGTGACCCGTGGTCGCGGAATTCCCGAGGAGCGCCTCGAGGCCGTGGCCACCCACTACCGCCACTTCGGCGGCGTGAGTCCGATCAACGACCAGAACCGCGTGCTGCAGGCAGCACTGCAGCGCGAACTCGACAGCCGTGGCATCGACCTGCCCGTGCTCTGGGGCAACCGCAACTGGGCTCCGTACCTCAGCGACACCATCAGCGAGGCGCACGACGCCGGCCGCGACCGGCTGCTCGCCATTGCCACGAGCGCGTACAGCTCGTACTCCGGGTGCCGCCAGTACCGCGAGGACTTCGCGGCGGCGCTCACGACGACCAACCTTGAGGGTGTCGTGCACATTGACAAGGTGCGCCAGTTCTTCGACCACCCCGGATTCGTCACCCCCTTCGTCGACGGTGTTGCTCAGGGGCTGGCGGATGTTGCGGCGCAGCTTCCCGGCATCGACCTCGAAACCGAGGTGGAGGTTTTGTTCTCCACCCACTCGATCCCGATGACCGACGCCAATAAGAGCGGCCCGTCAGAGCGTGGATTCGGTGAGGGTGGCGCATACGCTGCCCAGCACATGGCCGTGGCCCAGGTGGTCATGAAGGGGCTCACCACTCCGTGGCAGCTGGTGTTCCAATCCCGCAGCGGACCCCCGAGCATGCCGTGGCTCGAGCCTGACATCAACGATGCCATTGCCCTGCTGCCCGCGCGGGGCATCCGTGCGGTCGTTATTGTGCCGCTCGGCTTCGTCAGTGACCACATGGAAGTGATGTGGGACCTCGACAACGAGGCGATGGAATCCAGCGAGAAGAACGGTCTCTTTGCCGTGCGCGTTCCCACGCCCGGAGTGTCGCCGGACTTCGTGAGCGGCCTCATCGACCTCGTCGAGGAGCGCCTGAACGATACCCCCGATGCCGACCGCAAGTCGGTCACCGACCTTGGCCCCTGGTACGACGTGTGTCGCCCCGGATGCTGCGAGAACGTGCGACTCGGCTTCAAGCCGGCCGTCGCGGGGGTGGCACCGTGAGCGTCATTCGCGTTGGCACCCGCAGCAGTGCCCTGGCTCTGGCCCAGACGACGACCGTTGCCAACCGCATCGCCAACTCCTCGGGCTCCGAGGTACAGATCGTGCCGATCGTGACCCACGGTGACACGTCGACCGACTCGCTCTCAAGCCTCGGCGGCACCGGCGTGTTCGCGAGTGCCCTGCGTGAGGCGCTGCTGAACGACGAGTGCGACCTCATCGTGCACTCGCTCAAGGACCTCCCGACCGACGCCTACCCGGGCCTTTCCCTCGGGGCAACGCCCAAGCGAGCGGATGCCCGCGACGTGCTCTGCGCTCGTTCCGGGTTCACGCTCGGCACCCTCCCCGAGGGGGCACGTGTGGGCACGGGTTCGCCCAGACGCGTGGCGCAGCTGCTCGAGCGACGGCCCGACCTCACCGTCGTCGACATTCGCGGCAACATCGACACCCGGCTCGGGCGCGTCGTCGAGGGAGACCTCGACGCCGTGGTGCTCGCCGCGGCCGGACTCGGCCGCCTGGGACGTCTCGACGCGGTCAAGTCCGAGCTGCTTGAGCTCTCCGCCTGGCCCACCGCTCCCGGGCAGGGCGCGCTCGGCATCGAGGTGCGCAGCGGCCAGCTCGACCGCGTGCTCGCTTCGGCCCTGCAGGCCATCAACCACGTGTCCACCGAGGCCGTCGTCTCGGCGGAACGACTTGTTCTTGCGCGGCTGGAAGCCGGCTGCGCGGCACCCATCGGCGCCACTGCGGTGCTCGACACCGGACTGTTCTTTCTCACCGCCACGGTCTACAGCCCCGACGGCACCCGAAAGATCACCAGCTCGCATGCGGCGACACCGGATTCGCATTCCGCCCCGCATCTCCACGACGCGGCGCAGGATGTGTCCGAACGCGTCGCAACCGATCTCCTGGCCGGTGGCGCGGCCGAATTTGCACCCTTGAAAGTGACCACGTGACTTCTGCACAGCTTCCACGCAAACCCCTCGCCGGCTGGCGAGTTCTCGTGCCCCGCGGCGGGCCCTGGGGCGATCAGGTTGCCGCAAACCTACGGTCCAGGGGCGCCCAGCCCATCGTCGCCCCGATGATTAATTTCGCGGCAACCGATGATGCTCCCGCGCTCAACGAAGCGCTCACCCGCCTCGCGGCGGGCGAGTTCGATTGGATGACGATCACCAGCGCCACCACGGTCGACGTGTTGTCATCGCATCGCGCGGTCGTGGCCGCAGGAACCCGAATTGCCGCAGTCGGCGAGACCACGGCGGCGGCGCTCGTGGCCGCCGGGTACCGCGTAGACATCGTGCCCTCCGAGGAGAACTCGGCGCGCGGGCTGCTCGAGGAGTGGGAGACGGCCACCGCCGGCGTCATTCCCCTGCGCGTGCTCACCCTGCGCAGCGAAATTGCCAAGCCCCTGCTCAGCGAGGGCTTGCGGCGCATCGGACACGACGTGGAATCCGTCGTGGCGTACCGCACGATCGGCGTTCCCGTCAGCGACCAGGTCGTCGCCGACGTGAAAGCCGGCCTCGTGCAGGCCGTGCTCGTGACGAGCGGCAGCGTGGCACGTCAGGTCAAGGACCAATTCGGGCTCATCCCCGAAAACACCCTGGTGGCCTGCATTGGTCCGCAGACAGCGAGGGACGCGCGTGCCATGGGCCTGCGCGTCGACGTGGTGGCCAACGAGCGCACGGCCGCGTCCCTCATCGAGGCGCTCGTCAAGGTGGCCGAAGAGCGCTGATGGTGACACCGCGGCCGGCGGCGAACGCAGGATCAGTGCGGCGCGGCGGCGTAGGGTTAGGGGCGTGAGTAACCCCGTTATCCGCCCGCGACGCCTGCGCACCACGCCCGCGCTTCGTCGCCTGGCAAGTGAAATCCGTGTCCACCCCGCCGAGCTCGTGCTGCCCATGTTCGTGCGTGAGGGCAACGAGGTCATGCCGATCCAGTCCATGCCCGGTGTGGTGCAGCACAGTGTCGACAGTGCGCGCCGCGCCGTCGTCGCCGCTGCGGAAGCCGGCATCGGCGGAGTCATGCTCTTCGGGGTTCCCGACGTGCGTGACGCCACCGGCACGGGAGCGACCGACCCGAACGGCATCCTCAATGTGGCCACGAGGGCCCTCGTCGACGAGATCGGTGACGCCCTCGTCGTACAGACCGACCTGTGCCTCGACGAATTCACCGATCACGGTCACTGCGGCGTACTCGCCACCGACGGTCGTGTCGACAACGACGCCACCCTGCTGCGCTACAGCGACATGGCCGTTGCGCAGGCGTCCTCCGGCTCGGCACTCCTCGGCCTGAGCGGCATGATGGACGGCCAGGTCGCCGCCGTGCGCTCCAGCCTCGACGCCGCCGGGTTCGAAGACACCGCGGTTCTGGCCTACTCCGCCAAGTACGCCTCCGCCTACTACGGCCCCTTCCGTGAGGCCGTCGCCTCGACGCTCGTCGGAAACCGCCGCACGTACCAGCTTGACCCGGCGAACCGCCGCGAAGGCGTGCGGGAGACGCAGATCGACATCGACGAGGGCGCCGACATCGTGATGGTCAAGCCCGCCGGCAGTTACCTCGACGTGCTGGCGGAGGTCGCCGCCATGAGCCCGGTGCCGGTGTGGGCCTACCAGGTGTCCGGCGAGTACGCGATGATCGAAGCGGCCGCAGCACAGGGCTGGATCGATCGTCGCCGCGCGGTCGAAGAGTCAATTCTGAGCATCCGCAGGGCCGGCGCTGACGCCGTGCTCACCTACTGGGCCGTCGAGCTCGCCAACTGGTTGAATGAGGAACGAGCATGACCCACAACGACGAACTCTTCGAACGCGCGCAGCAGGCCATCCCGGGCGGTGTGAACTCGCCCGTGCGCGCCTTCCGCTCCGTGGGCGGCACTCCGCTCTTTCTGGTGAAAGCGCAGGGCGCCTACGTCACCGACTCCGACGGGCGCGATTACGTCGACCTCGTGAGCTCCTGGGGTCCGGCCATTCTCGGCCACGCGCACCCCAGCGTGGTGAAGGCAGTTCAGGATGCCGCCGCCCTCGGCCTCTCGTTCGGCGCCTCGACGCCGGCCGAGACCGAACTGGCCGAACTCGTGAAGCAGCGCGTTGGTGCGGTCGAGAAGCTGCGACTCGTCTCCACCGGAACCGAGGCCACCATGACCGCGATTCGTCTCGCGCGTGGATTCACCGGTCGTGAGCTGCTGATCAAGTTCGCCGGTCACTACCACGGCCATTCGGACGGACTCTTGGCCGAGGCCGGTTCCGGCCTGGCGACGCTTGCCCTGCCCGGCTCCGCCGGCGTCACCGCGGCCACTGCCGCGCAAACCCTCGTGTTGCCCTACAACGACCTCGATGCGGTGAGGGCCGCCTTCGAGGCGCACCCGGGGCGCATTGCCGCGGTCATCACCGAGGCCGCCGCCGCCAACATGGGCGTCGTGGCTCCCGACCCCGGCTTCAACGCCGGGCTGGCCGCGCTCGTGCACGAGTACGGTGCCCTGCTCATCTTCGACGAGGTGCTCACCGGGTTCCGCGTGGGACCGGGCGGATACTGGGGCCTCGAGAACGCGACCGATGACCGGTACAAGCCCGACCTGCTCACCTTCGGCAAGATCATCGGTGGCGGCCTGCCGGTGGCCGCGCTCGGCGGTCGCGCCGACGTGATGGACTACCTCGCACCTCAGGGGCCGGTGTACCAGGCCGGAACCCTGTCGGGTAACCCCGTGGCCGTCGCCGCCGGCATCGCGACTCTGAAGGCCGTGGACTCCGCGGTGTACGAGCACATCGACGCCACGTCACTCCTGCTGTCAGAGGCCGTCTCTGCCGCGCTGGCCGCGGAGGGCGTCGCCCACCGGGTGCAGCGGGCGGGCAACCTGTTCAGTTTCGTTTTCGGCGCGGAGGCCGAGGCGCGCGCGCCACGCACCTACGCCGAGGTGCAGCGTCAGGAGGTCTTCCGCTACGGTCCGTTCTTCCACGCCATGCTCGACGGTGGAGTGTCGCTTCCGCCGTCGGTGTTCGAGGCCTGGTTCGTGTCCAACGCGCACGACGAGACGGCCATCGGCCGCATCTTCGACGCCCTTCCGGCCGCAGCCAGGGCCGCAGCAGCCGCGACCGCCTAACTCCCGGCCGTTTGCCGGGCCGATGCCGGGTGCGGGCCGGTGCCGGTTAGGGGCCGGCGCCGGTTGCACTTGCGACCAATTGGGGGGGTTTCGGTGACACGATGCTGCCCGAACCACCAGACTAGAGATATGGCATCACTGAGCGTCCACCGCGATCGGCTTGAGATTCACCTCTCCCGCACGGAGAGAACGTTGGCGGTGCGACGGGACTCACTTGTCGTACAACGGGAGAACATCCGCTCGGTGATCATTGCGGAGGATCCGTGGATCTGGCTGCGCGGCATCCGCTCACCCGGTACGTTCATACCGCTCGTGCTGGCCGCTGGCACGTGGAAATTTCATGGCGGCAAGGACTTCGTGTCGATCAAGCGCCAGCGTCAGGCCGTGGTGATCGACCTCGTGGACGAGGAGTTCTCCCGCCTGATTCTCACGAGTCAGCACGCCCCCGACCTGATCGCGTCGCTCCAACTCGACCCCCGGTAGTCGCGGGGCTCAGCTGAAGAGGGCGACGATAAAGAGGATGAAGCCCACGAGCGGCAGCGTGCCCTGGGTGAGTGCGGCGCGGGTGTAGCTCGGGCCGGACGTGCGCAGCACGATCGCGGCGAGAACCATGCAGGCCGTTGTGAACAGGATGAGGGTCACGCCGGGGATCCACAATCCGCCGAAGTACAGGCCAAGGCCGAACACGGCACCGAAGCCGAGAAACAGGTTGTAGAAGCCCTGGTTGTAGGCCATGGGCTTGATGACGTTGGCGTTGGCCTGATTCTTCACACCGAAGCGTTTCCAGACCTCAGGGCGTGCCCACCACAGGCTTTCCATGAAGAAGATATACCCGTGTAGCAGTGCGGCGAGGGCAACGAAGAGTCCAGCGATATAGGCCATGGCCCCAGCCTAAAGGGCTGGAGCCGTGGCCCCGGGGCGCTAGGTGACGTCGCGCTTCCAGCTGACGAAGTAGCCGACGACGGTGAAGGCGATGGCGTACGCGAGCAGCACGAGGCCGCCCTGCCACCAGTCGAGCATGACGACCGAACCGGTCGGGCTCATCATCGAGTAGAAACTCGAACCCACGAGGGCGTCGGATGCCGCGCCAGGCAGAAACTGGCCCACGGTCGCGGTCCAATCGATGAACGACGTGGCCAGCCGCAGCAGCGGCTCAACGAACTGTGTGAAGGCGAGCACGATCACGATGGCGGCCACCTGGCTGGGCACGAGTACGCCAAGTCCCACACCGACGATCGCCCACAGTGCCATCGCCAGCACGAGCCGCCCCACAAGTGCCCACGTGTCGGCCTCGCCGAGCTGGGTATCAACGCCGAACGCTGCCAGGGTGAGCGCCCCGGTGCCAACGGATGCGAGAACAGCGACAACTCCGTAGCCCACACCCATCACGAACAGTGCGATCGCCTTCGCGGCGAGCACGCTGCCCCGGCGGGGATTCGCAAGGAACGTGGGGGTGAGCGTCTGGTGGCGCACCTCGCTGGTCGTGGCGAGGGTGCCGATGAGAATGGGGAACACGTAGCCGACGGCAGCGCCGAGGCCGTAAACGAGCGTCGGCAGGGCTGTGAGGCCGGGCACGCCCATGCCGCTGGTGTTGGCCACATCAGCCGGGATGGCACCGCTGGAGATGCCGCCGAAAAGTGCCGCAAGCCCGACCGCCAGCATGGCGATGTAGCCGAAAAGCACGAGAAGAAGGATCCACCACATGCGCGTGGTGAGGATCTTGGCGAACTCGGCACTGACGCCGCGCAACAGTGTGCTCACAGCGATCGTTCCCCGCCCACGAGTGCGAGAAACGCCTCTTCGAGGCCGGCCTTCTGCCGATGCAGCACGCTCAGTTCCACGCCGGCGGTGAACGCGATATGGCCCACGTGCCCCGGGTCGGTCGCTGCGGCGAGCAGGCCGCTACGACCGGGCGCAAAAGTGATGCCCGCTGCAGTGAGGGCGGAGGCGAGCGCCTCGCGATCGGGGGAATCCACGACCACTTGCGGCGCGGTGTTCGTCTCAAGGCTCGACAGCGGGCCGAGGTGCACGAGCTCGCCGCGGGCGATGATCACCAGGTCGTCGACGCTCTGCTGCACCTCAGAAAGCAGGTGGGAGCTCACGAGAACCGTGCGCCCCTCGGCAGCCATGTGGCGCAGGAAACCGCGGATCCACTTGATGCCCTCTGGATCGAGGCCGTTGATCGGCTCGTCGAGTACGAGCACGCCCGGGTTGCCGAGCAGCGCGTAGGCGAGGCCGAGGCGCTGCCGCATGCCGAGCGAGTAACCGCCCACGCGCTGGGTGGCGTGCTCGCCGAGGCCCACGAGCGTGAGTACCTCCATGACCCGGGTGCGGGGGAGGCCCGTCGCGATCGCGTAGACGCGGAGGTGGTTGCGAGCTGTGCGTCCGGGGTGAAAGCTTGCCGCCTCCAGTGCGGCGCCCACGGTGCTCAGCGGATGCGGCAGGTCGCGATAGGGCACACCATTGAAGGTCGCGGTTCCGCTGTCCGGCGTGACGAGGCCGAGCAACATGCGCAGGCTCGTGGTCTTGCCCGAACCGTTGGGTCCGAGGAACCCGGTGACGCGACCCGGCTCAACTGTGAATGACAGGTTGCTGACCGCCCTGGCGGCGCCGAATGTTTTGGTGACATTGCTGAATGTGATGACTTCTCCGGTTGGCATGCTGGTCCCTCCGTCGGTGGCATCAGCCTATTACGCCTCTCGGTCTCCTGGTCTCTTTTGTGCGCCGATCAGGGGTTATGCCGGCAGAAGAAAGTCTTCGAGGCCCACGAGCAAACGCTCCACCTCGCCGGCGTTCGTGTACGGGGCGAGGCCGATGCGCAGACCGCCCTCGTCGCCCAGGCCGAGGTGACGGCTCGCTTCGAGCGCATAGAACGAACCAGCGGGCGCGAGAACCCTGCGCTCGGACAGAAACTGGGAGGCGTCGGCCGCAGAGTGCCCCGCGAAGGTGAGCAACAGCGTGGGTGTGCGGTCGGCGGCGAGAGAGCGGATGGTGACCCCCGGCAGGTCTGCGAGGCCGGATTCCAGCCGCGCGAGCAGGGTGGCCTCGTGCTGTTCGAGGGCCGCGAACGAATGCACGAGCTGCGCGCGGCGGGAGGCCGTGCCGGCCGCCGCGTCGCCGGGAACGAGGGCGGCGAGAAAGTCGATCGCTGCCGTGACCCCGGCCATCGTTTCGTATGGCAGCGTTCCGAACTCGAAACGCTCGGGTACGGCATCCGTCGACGCCAGAAGTTTGTCGGGGTGAATGGTGTCGAGGAGCGCGGGGTCGGCGGCGAGAACGCCGCAGTGGGGGCCGAGGAACTTGTAAGGGGAACACACGAAGAAATCCGCGCCGAGGGCGTGCACATCGACGCTCGTGTGCGCGGTGTAGTGCACGCCATCGACCCAGAGCAGCGCGCCCACCGCGTGCGCCAGGGCGGCGATCTCGGTGATCGGTGGACGGGTGCCGATGAGGTTGCTTGCGGCGGTCACGGCCACCAGCCGGGTGTTCGGGGTGATGGCCGCGGCGACCATCTCGGCGGACAGCTCACCGGTGGCCGGGTCAAAATCGACCCAGCGCACGGTGGCGCCGACGTGCTCGGCGGCCTGGATCCACGGGCGAATGTTGGCGTCGTGATCAAGTCGGGTCACCACGACCTCGTCGCCGGGACCCCAGTCCTTCGCCAGGTGGCGGGAGAAGTCGTAGGTCAGGGCTGTGGCGCTACGACCGTAGACGATGCCGAGCGGGTCGGCGCCGAGCAGGTCGGCGCAGGCCAGCCGGAAACCGGTGACGGCGTCATCGGCATTGCGTTCGGGCAGGCTGCGCGTGCCGCGGTTGGAGAGCGGCCGTGTGAGTGCGAGTGCGATCGCTGCCCCCACCTGGCGCGGAGTCTGCGTTCCGCCCGGCCCGTCGAAGTGGGCCAGGCCCTCGTTGAGGGAGGGGAAGTGGGAGCGAACAGCCAGTGCGTTGTAGGTCACCCCTGAATCCAATCACACGCGTGAGCGCCTCTGGTTACGCGTGCAGCGCGCAGGCAGGAGCGGCGACGGCAGCGCAGGCTTCGCAGACCACGAGTTGCTCGCGGCACGAAACGTCCCGGCAGTTGAGCATGTGGTGCGTCGGCTCGCCACACTCGCGGCAGTGTCCGAGAACAGCGGCGTGGTCGCTGAACTCGATCGACATGCGCTGGTCGAACACGTAGAGCGAGCCGTTCCACAGGCCGTCGTCGCCGAAGGCCTCGCCGTAGCGGGCGATTCCGCCCTCCAGCTGGTACACCTCGCCAAACCCGCGTGACTTCATCAGGCCGCTCAACACCTCACACCGGATGCCGCCCGTGCAGTAGGTCACGACCGGTTGGCCCTTGAGGTGGTCGTACTTGCCGCTGTCGAGCTCCGCCACGAACTCCCGGGTGTTTGCGACGTCCGGCACGACGGCATTGCGGAAGCGACCAATCTCGGCCTCGAACGCGTTGCGGCCGTCGAAGAAGACGACGTCGTCGCCGCGCTCCGCCACGAGCTCGTGCAGGGCGGCGGGGTCGAGCCTGGTTCCGCCGCCAACCACGCCGCCAGCATCCACTGTCAGCTCGCCGGGGGCGCCGAAGCTCACAATCTCATCGCGCGCCTTCACGACGAGCCGCGGAAAGTCGAGGCTGCGTCCGGACTCGTCGAGAGCGGTTCCCTCGCTCCATTTGAAGTCGATGAGCTTGAACGCGGGGTAGTCTCGCGTCTTGCGAATGTAGCGTTTGAGGGCGGGCAGGTCGCCGCCGAGGGTGCCGTTGAGGCCGTCTTTCGACACGATAATGCGGCCGCGCAGGCCGAGCGCCTCGCACAGGTCGCGCTGCCACAGGCGCACGGCGTCGGGGTCGGCGAGCGGAGTGAAGACGTAATAGAGAAGGATCTTCGGAATGGCCACCCTCTATTTTAGCTGCCGGTTACTGGCGGACGAGGAGGGCGACGTCGTAGGCTTCCCGCAACACTTGGAGGCCACATGACTTTTGACCCGCTCGCTCGATTCGGCGAGGTTGCGCAGTTCACGCTCACGAGCACCGATATGACGGATGGCGCGCCGCTGCAGGCCGCGCAATACGCAGCGGGCTCCGGCGGTGAGGACCGCTCGCCGGAACTCTCCTGGACCGGGTTCCCGTCGGGGACAAAAAGTTTCGCCGTGACGATGTACGACCCGGATGCCCCAACGGGCAGTGGTTTCTGGCATTGGGCGGTCTACAACCTGCCGGCATCTGTCATCTCACTCGCCGCCGGCGCGGGGGCCGAGGCGAGCCCGCTCCTGCCGCCCGAGGCGCGAACGCTGCCCAATGAGACCCGGCAGCGTTCGTTCCAGGGCGCCGGGCCGCCTCCGGGAACCGGCACGCATCGTTACCAGTTCATCGTGCACGCCCTCGATGTGGAATCGCTTCAACTCGATCCGGAGGCGACGCCCGCCGTGCTCGGATTCAACGCACACTTTCACACCCTGGGCCGGGCGGTGCTCGAGGCAACGGGCGTCGCGGGCGGCGCGGCCACCTAATAGGTGGCCGTTTGGCCGGGCCTCGGCCGAGCAGGGAACCGTTCGTCCCCCGACTTGGGGGTTAACAGGTTGTGTGGGGGCGCTTCCCAGCACCCCCACACGAACCCGAGTTATACTCACTCAGTGCGAAAGTCCCGTAATTCTCCCAAAGAAACCGGTCTCTCCCGGGTTCCGGTCTGGGTGTGGCGGGCTCTGATGCTGCGCCTTCCCGTGAACGATGCCACCCGGGTGAGGGCCAAATCCATCGCTACCGTGGAATACAACCTCGACATCGACTACGTCGGTGACGGGGTGCGCGACCACCGCCTCGATGTGCTCGTGCCGCGAGGCGCGCCGGAATCCCTGCCCGTGTACGTGTATTTTCACGGCGGGGGCTGGACCTCCGGTGACAAATCGTCGCTCACCAAATACTGCGCCAGCCAGGCCGAAGAGGGCATGATCGTCGTCAACGCGAACTACCGCATGGCCACGCGTTTTCAGCTCTCCCACATGATGAGCGACGGTAATGACGTGCTCGACTGGGTCGCGCGCAACATCAGCGAATTCGGCGGGGATCCCTCCCGTATCGTGCTCGGCGGTGACTCCGCGGGCGGCCACATCGCCGCGCTCCTCACCGCATCCGCCTTCGAGCCCGAACTCGCCGCCCACTACAACATCAGCCCCCGGGTCGACCGCAGCAACCTGCTCGGCCTGGTGCAGCACTGCAGCATCGCCGATTTCTCGGTCATGTTCGAGCGTGGCTTTGTGTTGAGCCTCAATTTTCTGCGGATACTGCTGCCCGCGCGGGGCCGCGGGCTTCACCTTCGCAGCGCCGCCCGGTTCATGTCGCCGATCGAGTGGCTCGACAGCGGGTTTCCGCCGGTGTTCATCACAACCTCCGAGCGGGACTATTTCTATCGCGCAAACCTCAATTTCATTGCGGCGCTGCGCAAGAGGTCGGTCCTTGTCGACACCCTGATCTACGCCAGGAACCGCGTGAACACGCGACACACGTGGCAACAGGAGTCCAGGCATCCGGAGTCGCAAGAGGTATATCGGCGGTTGGGCGACTTTGTGCGTCGCGTCGCCCCGCGCCCGGTCGTGCTCGCCTGACCCCTGGTGCCGAAGCCAACGCTCGCGGGGACAACCTGCGCGCTCGGCAGCACGCCCCACATCATGCAGCAGGCGGCAGCGAACGACGTCATCCGCCCCTTTCCGGGTATGTCGGCGCGCCGCCGCAGGCGGTTCCGCTGCCAGCCGAGTGGCCCGGTGCGCGGTTGCGTGCGCATCGACCGACGGTCTGTGCCGATAGCATCACAGCATGCATATGTTCTTCCGTACGCTCCTGCACTCCCTGCTATCGCGCTTCGGCCCGAGGATCGGCCACTACGACGTGGCCCGCACTCGTTTCGTGACATCGCCGACCGACCTCGACATCCTGCGGCACATGAACAACGGCGTCTACCTGTCGATCATGGACGTTGCCCGCTTCGACATGCTGCACCGCACGGGCGTGTGGAAGATTTTCGTGGAACGCGGTTGGTACCCCGTGGTCGTGTCGGAGACCATCAGCTTTCGCAAGTCACTCACCGTGGGAGAGCGTTTCACGGTTGAGTCGCGCATCCTCGGCTTTGATGCGAAGGCTGTTTATGTGGAGCAGCGATTCGTGCGCCCCGACGCCACGGGGGCGCCCGAGATCTACGCCCATGGGTTCATCCGTGGGCGTTTCCTGAAGCGAACCGGCGGGGTCGTCACGATTGACGAACTCCAGGACGCCGTGGGAATCGCCCCCTCAAACGTCACTGTGCCTGAGTGGCTGCTGGAGTGGAGCGACGACGTGGCCATGCCAGCCACGCGCGCTCCCGCCCCGAGCATCTGGCAGTAGGCGTCGGCAGAACCTAGCCCGCGCTCGCTCTGACGCTGCGCGTCGGAATGACGAGGTTCTTGTAGTACATGGCCAGCGCCGGGTAATAGGCGTCCCACTCGGGCAGCGGGCGCCCCGCGCGGTACGCAACGAGCCGGTCCAGGTAGTAGTCCCACCCCGGTCCCACGGTGGCGGCATCCGTCGCGTTACGCAGTCGCTGGCCGAACGTGACCGTGGTCATTCCGTTGCCTTCCACGAGGTGGAACAGGGCGCGCCAGGCGTCTTCGCCCTCACCAAAGTCGCCGAAGAAACGATGGGGCGCAGCGCACTCCAGTATCGTCACGTATTGCCAATTCGCCTCCGGCTCCGCCGACATGCGGAATTTGGCGGCACCCGTGGTGGGCGAACCCGTGTAGGTCCCAATCCATTTGGCCAACTCTGCCGGCCGGGTCATGCTTGCCCACACGTCTTCAATGGGGGCTTTGAACAGCCGATCGATCATGAGATACAGTCCGTCCTCGCGGTAGGCGAGGCGTCCGGTGGGCTTCCCTGTCATGGTTTCCTCCGTACTGAGTGAAA
Coding sequences within:
- a CDS encoding thioesterase family protein; the protein is MHMFFRTLLHSLLSRFGPRIGHYDVARTRFVTSPTDLDILRHMNNGVYLSIMDVARFDMLHRTGVWKIFVERGWYPVVVSETISFRKSLTVGERFTVESRILGFDAKAVYVEQRFVRPDATGAPEIYAHGFIRGRFLKRTGGVVTIDELQDAVGIAPSNVTVPEWLLEWSDDVAMPATRAPAPSIWQ
- a CDS encoding SRPBCC domain-containing protein; the encoded protein is MTGKPTGRLAYREDGLYLMIDRLFKAPIEDVWASMTRPAELAKWIGTYTGSPTTGAAKFRMSAEPEANWQYVTILECAAPHRFFGDFGEGEDAWRALFHLVEGNGMTTVTFGQRLRNATDAATVGPGWDYYLDRLVAYRAGRPLPEWDAYYPALAMYYKNLVIPTRSVRASAG